In one Spirosoma rigui genomic region, the following are encoded:
- a CDS encoding bifunctional transcriptional activator/DNA repair enzyme AdaA gives MNTSETHTFRQIARAIDHLTANFRQQPSLADLAERANLSEFHFQRLFTEWAGVSPKKFGQYLTLEHAKQQLRKGAPLAEVAYESGLSGTGRLHDLFVSIEGVTPGQFKQLGAGLVLQYGVFDSPFGRYVLGAINDRIAVLHFLEEGQLPETILTAAWPGVTLRAEPEAVRPLAVQVFPAPGNTISGKSLPVLLRGSAFQLKVWEALLKIPEGQLRSYDQIADAIGQPTASRAVGTAIGSNPVGYLIPCHRVIKKTGLFGGYRWGMSRKQAMLGWEAARTGADYGTY, from the coding sequence ATGAACACGAGCGAAACCCACACTTTCCGGCAGATTGCCCGGGCCATCGATCACCTGACGGCCAACTTCCGCCAGCAACCGTCTCTGGCCGACCTTGCCGAACGGGCCAACCTGAGTGAGTTTCATTTTCAGCGGCTCTTTACGGAGTGGGCGGGGGTAAGCCCCAAAAAGTTTGGTCAGTATCTGACCCTTGAACATGCCAAGCAGCAACTCCGGAAGGGGGCTCCGCTGGCCGAAGTCGCTTACGAGTCGGGCCTGTCGGGTACGGGGCGGCTGCACGACCTATTCGTAAGCATCGAAGGCGTTACGCCGGGACAGTTCAAGCAGTTGGGCGCGGGTTTGGTGTTGCAGTACGGTGTATTCGACAGCCCGTTTGGCCGATATGTGCTCGGCGCGATCAATGACAGGATTGCGGTGCTGCACTTCCTGGAAGAAGGCCAGTTGCCGGAAACCATCCTGACGGCGGCCTGGCCGGGGGTAACGCTCCGGGCTGAGCCGGAAGCGGTGCGGCCGCTGGCCGTCCAGGTGTTTCCGGCACCGGGAAATACAATATCCGGCAAATCCTTGCCGGTGTTGCTGCGCGGCTCTGCATTCCAGCTCAAAGTATGGGAGGCCCTGCTGAAAATTCCCGAAGGCCAGCTGCGGAGCTATGACCAGATTGCCGACGCCATTGGGCAACCTACAGCTTCGCGGGCGGTTGGGACGGCCATTGGCAGCAACCCCGTTGGCTATCTGATTCCCTGCCACCGGGTCATTAAAAAAACGGGCCTGTTCGGCGGCTACCGCTGGGGAATGTCGCGCAAACAGGCCATGCTGGGCTGGGAAGCCGCCCGCACCGGAGCAGACTACGGTACCTACTGA
- a CDS encoding pyridoxamine 5'-phosphate oxidase family protein — protein MSTARTTPSRLAKRAYYDADTIHAILDEAMFCTVSYVLAGQPMAIPTAYARKDDQLYIHGSVGSHFIRVVQQGGPVCISVMLTDGLVLAKSAFHHSVNYRSVILFGTARTVTDETERMEALALITDHLVPGRWADLRPTTDSEMRKTTVLAFTLAEASAKVRTGGPGDEPEDEDLPTWAGVIPMQTVRLTPVPKTGNEHVPLPAYLHTPAVTG, from the coding sequence ATGTCAACTGCCCGAACAACACCCAGCCGCCTGGCCAAACGAGCGTATTACGATGCCGATACCATTCACGCTATACTGGACGAAGCCATGTTCTGTACCGTCAGCTACGTGCTGGCCGGTCAGCCGATGGCTATTCCGACGGCCTATGCGCGAAAAGACGACCAGCTCTATATCCACGGATCGGTGGGCAGCCATTTCATTCGGGTCGTTCAGCAGGGAGGCCCTGTTTGTATCTCTGTAATGCTGACCGATGGCCTCGTGCTGGCTAAGTCAGCGTTTCATCACTCGGTCAATTACCGGTCGGTCATTCTGTTTGGAACGGCCCGAACGGTGACTGACGAAACCGAGCGGATGGAGGCCCTTGCGCTGATTACCGATCATTTGGTGCCCGGCCGCTGGGCCGACCTGCGTCCTACAACCGATAGCGAAATGCGCAAGACGACTGTGCTGGCATTTACGCTGGCCGAAGCGTCGGCAAAAGTACGAACCGGCGGCCCCGGCGACGAGCCTGAAGATGAAGACCTGCCTACCTGGGCGGGCGTTATTCCGATGCAGACGGTTCGATTGACGCCGGTGCCGAAGACCGGAAACGAACACGTACCCCTTCCTGCTTACTTGCATACGCCAGCCGTAACCGGTTAA
- a CDS encoding GNAT family N-acetyltransferase yields MTVRNYTPNDAAALLAIFRKNIPDAFGEHEIDDYAGFLPKNQDPYFVAEHDGRVTGACGYYLIREGSVARICWILADPDLRGLGSGSTLLRHVLDQIRTHPQVTIIECETSQVAYVFFEKFGFQLHYTRPNHWAPGLDLYFMSRTPTGPSQK; encoded by the coding sequence ATGACTGTTCGCAATTACACCCCCAACGATGCGGCTGCCCTGCTGGCGATCTTCCGGAAGAACATACCCGACGCGTTCGGCGAACACGAAATCGACGATTATGCCGGTTTTCTGCCTAAAAACCAGGACCCGTATTTTGTTGCTGAGCACGACGGGCGGGTGACGGGCGCCTGCGGATACTACCTGATCCGGGAGGGCAGTGTGGCCCGGATCTGCTGGATTCTGGCCGACCCCGATCTGCGGGGGCTTGGCAGCGGGAGTACCCTGCTCCGGCACGTGCTGGACCAGATCCGGACGCACCCGCAGGTGACGATAATCGAGTGCGAGACGTCGCAGGTGGCGTATGTGTTCTTCGAAAAGTTTGGGTTTCAACTGCATTACACCCGGCCCAACCACTGGGCCCCCGGCCTTGACCTGTACTTTATGTCGCGCACGCCAACCGGCCCTAGCCAAAAATAA
- a CDS encoding lipid A deacylase LpxR family protein: MRFFLLIYLLCAGLSAFSQDTLQSGSFLQVDWENDAFQIRQRNITDRYYSNGIRLSHLSNYWRKWPTRHTLLRLRPKDNQVYPFLYSFTAGQEIYTPRNVKIARRPLYPNDRPYAGYLYASWGLTTTDPVGARRLSSSLTLGMIGPVSGAADVQEWLHGVLGQYVPVGWGAQMKNDPMISYAVQYEGRAIPRFSSAFDVIGHVEGTIGTLMNSAGMGGTLRIGLFNDYFQNPTGFYRAGGTAERRFQCYAFVRVGFRTVLDNALLQGGWVNGAKNYYALPAVELQHFYGQTDVGGVIATRQAQLTFTQHLRTAEFRGALPDQWGHISLLVRVGRGSQY; the protein is encoded by the coding sequence ATGCGGTTTTTCCTATTAATATATTTACTATGTGCTGGTTTATCGGCTTTTTCGCAGGACACGCTCCAATCGGGTTCGTTTCTGCAGGTTGACTGGGAGAATGACGCCTTTCAAATACGCCAGCGAAACATAACCGACCGGTATTACAGCAATGGCATCCGGCTATCTCACCTGAGTAATTACTGGCGCAAGTGGCCCACCCGCCATACTCTACTCCGGCTACGGCCAAAAGACAACCAGGTATACCCGTTCCTGTACTCGTTCACCGCTGGTCAGGAAATATACACCCCCCGCAATGTAAAAATCGCCCGTCGCCCGCTCTACCCCAACGACCGGCCGTATGCGGGATACCTGTACGCGTCCTGGGGGTTAACCACGACCGATCCCGTTGGTGCCCGGCGGCTAAGTTCGTCGCTGACGCTGGGGATGATTGGGCCCGTTTCCGGGGCCGCCGACGTTCAGGAGTGGCTACATGGGGTTCTGGGGCAATACGTACCTGTTGGCTGGGGTGCCCAGATGAAAAACGATCCAATGATCAGTTATGCCGTTCAGTACGAAGGGCGGGCTATCCCGCGTTTTTCGTCCGCATTCGACGTCATCGGGCATGTAGAGGGCACCATTGGTACGCTTATGAACTCGGCAGGCATGGGCGGTACCCTGCGGATTGGCCTGTTCAATGACTACTTTCAAAATCCTACCGGTTTTTACCGGGCGGGGGGCACGGCCGAACGCCGGTTTCAGTGCTACGCATTTGTCCGGGTCGGTTTCCGGACGGTGCTGGATAATGCACTCTTGCAGGGAGGCTGGGTAAATGGGGCCAAAAACTACTACGCCCTACCCGCCGTTGAACTCCAGCACTTCTACGGACAAACCGACGTTGGTGGTGTCATAGCCACCCGACAGGCCCAGCTTACGTTTACCCAGCACCTGCGTACCGCCGAATTCAGAGGGGCTCTCCCCGACCAATGGGGCCATATAAGTCTGCTGGTTCGGGTTGGGCGCGGTAGTCAATATTGA
- a CDS encoding M1 family aminopeptidase: MPVAIPPVETGVSQTLATFRKQTLSNLVYALKFDIPAQKNQPIPAAASITFTWQPGAAPVQLDFKEELSHLQAVSVNGSAVPIVFENEHLLIAPALLKPGGNQVDITFMAGNLSLNRNDDYLYTLLVPDRARTVFPCFDQPDLKAKFRLTLTIPERWQAMTNAPQEDSTVAGGRKTIRFGLSELIPTYLFSFVAGAFTPVERAPGGRSMTLLHRETDTTKIRLSMDPIFTLHADALQFLEAYTTIPYPFGKFGFAAIPDFQYGGMEHVGAVDYRASSLFLDNGATRDQKLSRATLIAHETAHMWFGDLVTMRWFNDVWLKEVFANFMADKITEKAFPDANYDLQFLVDHFPAAYAVDRTEGANPIGQPLANLKEAGTLYGGIIYHKAPIMMRQLERLIGKDTLRDGLREYLKTYASDNATWGDLIAILDKRSPADLKTWSRIWVNETGRPVFTYQLDRQNDRISRFTIGQTGEDGSKRLWPQAFEVALVYADRVEQLSVAMNQATVNLTGAVGKPAPLFVLFNASGQGYGRFPVDPAMLSQLSKLSDPVMRAAAYINLYENMLAKSQISPAQLAATYRTLLATEREELVLRLLTGQLSDLVWNFTKPADRPALAASLEEDAWTAMEQAPTPGLKKLLFRLYQTITLSTTGQQRLYAIWNGQKAPAGVTLTEDDYTALALALAVRDYPVADILARQLTRIKNPDRQKRLSFMMPALSAIVSERDAFFASLSTEANRDHEAWVTSALGYLHHPLRAETSVKYLPRSLELLEDIQRTGDIFFPEQWLRSTLSVYQTPDVTALIRSFLADRPKYNTRLRAKLLQAADGPFRASAILYGR; the protein is encoded by the coding sequence ATGCCTGTAGCTATCCCCCCCGTAGAAACCGGTGTGTCGCAAACGCTGGCTACATTCCGGAAGCAAACCCTTAGTAATCTGGTTTATGCACTCAAGTTCGACATTCCCGCACAGAAAAACCAGCCTATCCCGGCCGCTGCATCAATAACCTTTACCTGGCAGCCGGGCGCAGCGCCGGTTCAACTCGACTTTAAAGAAGAACTATCTCATTTACAGGCTGTTTCGGTTAACGGTTCGGCCGTGCCGATTGTTTTTGAGAACGAACATCTGCTCATTGCTCCAGCACTGCTTAAACCGGGAGGGAACCAGGTCGATATTACGTTTATGGCGGGCAATCTATCCCTGAACCGAAACGATGATTATCTGTACACGCTGCTCGTTCCCGACCGTGCCCGTACCGTTTTTCCCTGTTTCGACCAACCGGATCTAAAAGCCAAATTCCGGCTTACGCTTACTATACCGGAGCGCTGGCAGGCCATGACCAACGCTCCTCAGGAGGACTCAACCGTAGCCGGTGGGCGAAAAACCATTCGGTTCGGTTTGTCGGAGTTGATTCCTACCTATCTGTTTTCGTTCGTGGCGGGTGCATTTACGCCGGTTGAGCGGGCACCGGGTGGTCGTTCGATGACGCTGCTGCACCGCGAGACGGATACGACTAAAATTAGGTTGAGTATGGACCCTATTTTTACGCTCCACGCCGATGCACTGCAGTTTCTGGAAGCGTACACGACCATTCCATACCCGTTTGGCAAGTTTGGCTTTGCCGCCATTCCCGATTTTCAGTACGGCGGAATGGAACACGTGGGAGCCGTCGACTACCGCGCGTCGAGCCTGTTTCTCGATAATGGCGCTACCCGCGATCAGAAACTGAGCCGCGCGACGCTGATTGCCCACGAAACGGCCCACATGTGGTTCGGCGACCTGGTGACGATGCGCTGGTTCAATGATGTCTGGCTGAAAGAAGTGTTCGCCAACTTCATGGCCGACAAGATTACCGAAAAGGCATTTCCCGATGCGAACTATGACCTTCAATTTCTGGTCGATCATTTTCCGGCGGCTTACGCCGTCGACCGCACGGAGGGGGCCAATCCCATTGGTCAGCCGCTGGCCAACCTCAAAGAAGCGGGTACGCTCTATGGGGGAATCATTTACCATAAAGCGCCCATCATGATGCGTCAGCTGGAGCGGCTGATTGGGAAAGATACGCTGCGCGACGGGCTTCGTGAGTACCTGAAAACATACGCGTCGGACAACGCAACCTGGGGCGATCTGATTGCTATCCTCGACAAACGGAGCCCGGCCGATCTGAAGACGTGGAGCCGTATCTGGGTCAATGAAACGGGAAGACCCGTGTTCACGTATCAACTCGACAGGCAGAACGACCGCATCAGCCGGTTTACAATTGGACAAACAGGGGAGGATGGCTCGAAGCGATTGTGGCCACAGGCGTTTGAGGTGGCACTGGTATACGCCGACCGGGTAGAGCAACTGTCCGTGGCGATGAATCAGGCTACAGTTAACCTGACGGGGGCGGTCGGTAAACCCGCCCCGCTCTTTGTCCTGTTCAACGCGTCGGGTCAGGGTTACGGGCGGTTTCCGGTCGATCCGGCCATGCTGTCCCAGTTGAGCAAACTGAGCGATCCGGTGATGCGCGCAGCGGCCTATATTAACCTCTACGAAAACATGCTGGCCAAGTCCCAGATTAGCCCGGCGCAACTGGCAGCTACCTACCGGACGTTGCTGGCGACCGAACGTGAAGAGCTGGTACTACGGTTGCTGACGGGTCAGCTGTCGGACCTGGTCTGGAACTTTACGAAGCCCGCCGACCGTCCCGCGCTGGCGGCTTCTCTGGAAGAGGATGCCTGGACGGCTATGGAGCAGGCGCCTACACCGGGTCTGAAAAAGCTGCTGTTTCGGTTGTACCAAACTATAACCCTGAGCACCACCGGGCAACAGCGACTCTATGCCATCTGGAACGGGCAGAAGGCACCCGCCGGCGTAACACTAACCGAAGACGACTACACCGCGCTGGCGCTCGCTTTAGCGGTGCGCGACTATCCCGTAGCTGACATCCTGGCTCGCCAGCTGACACGGATCAAAAACCCAGACCGCCAGAAACGGCTGTCGTTCATGATGCCGGCTCTGTCGGCCATTGTATCGGAACGCGATGCCTTTTTTGCGTCGCTGTCGACCGAAGCGAACCGCGATCATGAAGCCTGGGTAACCTCGGCACTGGGCTATCTACATCATCCACTACGTGCCGAAACGTCGGTAAAGTACTTACCCAGGAGCCTGGAACTGCTGGAAGATATTCAGCGGACGGGCGATATTTTCTTCCCTGAACAATGGCTCCGGTCAACGCTGAGCGTCTACCAGACGCCCGACGTAACTGCGCTGATCCGATCGTTCCTGGCCGACCGGCCTAAGTACAACACCCGCCTGCGTGCCAAGTTGCTTCAGGCCGCCGACGGTCCGTTCCGGGCCAGTGCGATTTTGTACGGGCGTTGA
- a CDS encoding aminotransferase-like domain-containing protein has translation MIPFKSLLTVDKASGTPVFIQLSDQLTQLIRSGTLPVGQRLPGTRQLARLLGLNRQTIVAAYDEATAQGWLESQAGSGTFVARHLPEVTPQLLTAVTAAPPAESFAAMGQVTPGYAFDTRPFLSRPVLTNTGGLRLDDGFPDIRLAPLAELGRAYRSYFRWGNPQQHFGYGDTRGHLLLREQLSIYLNETRGLRTTVDNILITRGSIMGLHLASQVLLRPGDVAVTGETTWAGATMNFQKAGAVVRTVPVDAHGIDVDALATLAEQMPIRLVAVTPHHHYPTTVTLRPDRRVRLLQLAEQVGFAILEDDYDYDFHYLSRPILPLASADRQGMVVYVGSMTKSVAPAFRIGYVVAPASLIDELARLRRIIDRQGDTMLEFAVGQLFKTGDLKRHFRKALRTYHTRRDHFCQVLTQELSDSIQFDKPDGGLAVWATADPSIDLTATSNRAAQHGLYFSNGLTHNPPGHTLNGTRLGFASSTEDELERSVLILKKAISVR, from the coding sequence ATGATTCCATTCAAATCGCTGCTCACCGTCGACAAAGCATCCGGCACACCTGTTTTTATCCAGTTAAGCGACCAGCTGACCCAGTTGATCCGGTCGGGTACGTTACCAGTCGGGCAGCGGCTTCCCGGCACCCGCCAACTCGCCAGACTGCTGGGTCTGAACCGCCAGACCATCGTTGCAGCCTACGACGAAGCAACCGCGCAGGGCTGGCTGGAAAGTCAGGCGGGCAGCGGTACGTTCGTGGCCCGACACCTGCCCGAAGTCACGCCCCAACTCCTGACCGCGGTAACCGCAGCCCCGCCGGCCGAGTCCTTCGCTGCCATGGGACAGGTAACGCCCGGCTATGCATTCGACACACGTCCTTTCCTGAGCCGCCCCGTACTTACCAACACGGGCGGACTCCGGCTGGACGACGGCTTTCCCGATATCCGGCTGGCCCCGCTGGCCGAACTTGGTCGGGCCTACCGGTCTTATTTCCGGTGGGGCAACCCGCAGCAGCACTTCGGCTACGGCGACACCCGGGGGCATCTCCTCCTGCGCGAACAATTATCGATCTACCTGAACGAAACACGCGGCCTGCGCACTACGGTCGACAATATCCTCATTACACGGGGCAGTATCATGGGGCTGCACCTCGCCAGTCAGGTATTGCTACGTCCCGGCGACGTGGCCGTGACGGGCGAGACGACCTGGGCCGGCGCGACCATGAATTTTCAGAAAGCCGGGGCTGTTGTACGAACGGTTCCCGTCGATGCGCACGGGATCGACGTTGATGCCCTGGCGACCCTGGCGGAGCAGATGCCTATCCGGCTCGTGGCCGTTACGCCCCACCACCACTACCCGACAACCGTAACCCTACGTCCCGACCGGCGGGTCCGGTTGCTGCAACTAGCCGAACAGGTTGGCTTCGCCATTCTGGAGGATGATTACGACTATGACTTTCACTACCTGAGCCGCCCTATTTTACCCCTGGCCAGCGCCGACCGGCAGGGTATGGTCGTGTACGTCGGTTCAATGACCAAGTCGGTAGCGCCTGCGTTCCGGATTGGCTACGTAGTAGCCCCCGCCAGCCTGATCGACGAACTGGCCCGACTTCGTCGCATTATTGACCGGCAGGGCGATACGATGCTGGAGTTTGCCGTAGGCCAGCTGTTCAAAACCGGCGACCTCAAGCGGCATTTCCGCAAGGCGCTGCGTACGTATCACACCCGGCGCGATCACTTTTGCCAGGTATTGACGCAGGAATTGAGTGACTCTATCCAGTTCGACAAACCCGACGGCGGACTGGCCGTATGGGCCACCGCCGACCCATCCATCGACCTGACCGCCACAAGTAACAGGGCGGCTCAGCATGGTCTCTATTTCTCGAATGGCTTAACGCACAATCCACCGGGCCATACCCTGAACGGCACTCGTTTGGGCTTTGCCTCAAGTACGGAAGATGAACTGGAACGCAGCGTACTAATCCTGAAAAAGGCAATTTCGGTGCGGTAG
- a CDS encoding FMN-binding negative transcriptional regulator: MYVPPRFQETDHETLYQFIRANPFALLVTTGMSDETAVPAPLATHLPMELQPDSGGKLQLFGHLARANPQWKMLGTDAPALVVFSGPHAYISSSWYDHVNVPTWNYLAVHVAGRTRLLDEEETLSLLHQQLGHYEANSRCPVSVASMTEAYVRKEMRGLVGFSMQIETIQGAAKLSQNRDDKNHSAIVEELKKQNDFNANRVAEEMTRRR, from the coding sequence ATGTACGTACCACCCCGCTTTCAGGAAACGGATCACGAGACCCTGTATCAGTTCATCCGCGCTAATCCGTTTGCGCTGCTCGTCACCACCGGAATGTCGGATGAAACTGCTGTTCCGGCTCCGCTGGCTACCCACCTGCCCATGGAGCTACAGCCCGACAGCGGGGGCAAACTGCAGTTGTTTGGGCACCTGGCCAGGGCCAATCCGCAGTGGAAAATGCTGGGTACTGATGCGCCCGCGCTGGTGGTATTTTCGGGCCCGCACGCTTATATATCATCGTCCTGGTACGATCATGTGAACGTGCCTACCTGGAATTACCTGGCGGTTCACGTCGCGGGGCGTACCCGTTTGCTGGACGAAGAGGAAACACTCAGCTTGTTGCATCAGCAACTGGGTCACTACGAAGCCAACTCCCGCTGCCCGGTGTCGGTGGCGAGTATGACAGAGGCTTATGTCCGGAAAGAAATGCGGGGGCTGGTGGGGTTTTCGATGCAGATCGAGACGATACAGGGAGCCGCCAAACTAAGCCAGAACCGGGATGATAAAAATCACTCGGCTATTGTGGAGGAGTTAAAAAAACAGAACGACTTCAACGCAAATCGGGTTGCAGAGGAAATGACCCGACGACGGTAA
- a CDS encoding aldose 1-epimerase family protein: MTTIENEQLRVRIRPQGAELTSIYHKATGIEHLWQADPMVWPWHAPNLFPIVGGLKDDQLHVNGQSYSMKRHGFARQSVFEETESSDTHAILSLRANDETLAVYPYTFEFQLIYELTGASLSVTYRVVNEGEEPLYFSVGAHPAFNVPFKPGEAYTDYVVAFEQDEPLVTHQLSGAGLFSGETRPVPTTNGQLALTEHLFDQDALVFKNITSRRVAIRRKDGDQSVTVAFPDFPHLGIWAKPGASFVCIEPWLGYADAAGAPRPIEQKEAIQHVGAGGVFTATFTITID; encoded by the coding sequence ATGACAACGATTGAAAATGAACAGCTGCGCGTTCGTATCCGCCCCCAGGGTGCCGAACTAACGAGCATTTACCACAAAGCAACGGGTATCGAACACCTTTGGCAGGCCGATCCTATGGTATGGCCCTGGCACGCGCCCAACCTGTTTCCCATCGTGGGCGGCCTGAAAGATGACCAGCTGCACGTAAACGGGCAATCGTATTCCATGAAACGCCACGGGTTTGCGCGGCAGTCGGTGTTCGAGGAAACCGAGTCGTCGGATACGCACGCCATCCTGTCGCTGCGCGCCAACGACGAAACCCTGGCCGTTTATCCCTACACCTTCGAATTTCAGCTCATCTACGAGCTGACGGGTGCCAGCCTGAGCGTTACCTACCGGGTGGTGAACGAAGGGGAGGAGCCCCTGTATTTCTCCGTTGGTGCCCACCCGGCGTTCAATGTGCCGTTCAAACCGGGCGAAGCCTATACCGACTATGTCGTTGCGTTTGAGCAGGATGAGCCACTGGTAACGCACCAACTGTCGGGCGCGGGTCTGTTCTCTGGCGAAACCCGTCCCGTTCCAACCACCAACGGGCAACTGGCGCTGACCGAACACCTCTTCGATCAGGATGCGCTGGTGTTCAAAAATATAACGTCCCGGCGCGTGGCAATCAGGCGGAAAGACGGTGATCAATCCGTAACGGTAGCGTTTCCTGATTTCCCACATCTGGGTATCTGGGCTAAGCCCGGTGCGTCGTTTGTGTGCATCGAACCCTGGCTGGGCTATGCCGACGCAGCGGGAGCTCCCCGGCCGATCGAGCAAAAAGAAGCCATCCAGCACGTAGGAGCGGGGGGCGTTTTCACCGCTACGTTCACAATCACGATTGACTGA
- a CDS encoding TrpB-like pyridoxal phosphate-dependent enzyme, whose product MTNQKKITLSEDEIPEKWYNIVADMPNKPLPPLHPGTHEPIGPDMLAPLFPMELIRQEVSTDPWVTIPDEVRELYKIWRPTPMFRAYGLEKLLDTPAKIYYKYEGVSPAGSHKPNTAVPQAYYNKQEGVKRITTETGAGQWGSALSFACGLFGMECEVYMVRASYDGKPYRKMMMNTWGASVYPSPSDRTNAGRTILSRDPDSPGSLGIAISEAVELAMQDDHTKYALGSVLNHVLMHQTVIGLECITQMEKAGDMPDIVVAPFGGGSNFAGIGFPFLRHNLTAGKKIRCIAAEPTSCPKLTRGVFRYDLGDTMGMTPLLPMYTLGHNFIPAPIHAGGLRYHGAGAIVSQLLKDGLIEAQSVNQIECFEAGIKFARTEGIIPAPEANHAIATVIREANRAKEEGVSKTILFNLCGHGHFDMAAYDQYLSGKLVEHEVTQAEILESLAELDTPLIG is encoded by the coding sequence ATGACAAACCAAAAAAAGATCACACTCTCGGAGGATGAAATCCCCGAAAAATGGTACAACATCGTGGCCGACATGCCCAACAAGCCACTGCCACCCCTGCATCCCGGTACCCACGAACCCATTGGTCCCGACATGCTGGCTCCCCTCTTTCCCATGGAACTCATCCGGCAGGAGGTATCTACCGATCCCTGGGTAACGATTCCCGATGAGGTTCGTGAGTTGTACAAGATCTGGCGGCCCACCCCCATGTTTCGTGCCTACGGACTGGAAAAACTGCTGGACACCCCCGCCAAAATCTACTACAAGTACGAAGGCGTCAGTCCCGCCGGTTCGCACAAACCCAACACGGCCGTTCCCCAGGCTTACTATAACAAGCAGGAAGGCGTAAAACGAATTACGACCGAGACTGGAGCCGGGCAGTGGGGCAGCGCCCTGAGCTTTGCCTGTGGCCTGTTCGGTATGGAATGTGAGGTGTACATGGTGCGGGCCAGTTACGACGGCAAACCCTACCGCAAGATGATGATGAACACCTGGGGTGCCAGCGTCTACCCCTCACCGTCCGATCGTACCAACGCCGGACGTACCATCCTGAGTCGCGATCCTGACTCGCCGGGTAGCCTGGGCATTGCCATCTCCGAAGCGGTGGAGCTCGCCATGCAGGACGACCACACGAAATATGCCCTCGGCTCGGTCCTGAACCACGTTCTGATGCACCAGACCGTCATTGGGCTGGAGTGTATCACGCAGATGGAAAAAGCGGGCGACATGCCCGACATCGTCGTAGCTCCCTTTGGTGGCGGGTCCAACTTCGCCGGTATCGGCTTCCCGTTTTTGCGGCATAACCTGACGGCGGGCAAGAAAATTCGCTGTATAGCCGCCGAACCGACCTCCTGTCCCAAACTGACGCGGGGTGTGTTCCGCTACGACCTCGGCGATACGATGGGGATGACCCCGTTGCTGCCGATGTACACACTCGGTCATAACTTTATTCCGGCGCCCATCCACGCGGGTGGGTTGCGGTATCACGGAGCGGGTGCTATTGTGAGCCAGTTGCTCAAAGACGGGCTGATCGAAGCGCAGTCCGTAAATCAGATCGAGTGTTTTGAAGCGGGTATCAAATTCGCCCGGACCGAAGGCATCATCCCGGCTCCCGAAGCAAACCACGCCATTGCAACTGTGATTCGGGAAGCCAACCGGGCCAAAGAGGAAGGCGTTTCCAAAACGATTCTCTTCAACCTCTGCGGCCACGGCCATTTTGACATGGCAGCCTACGACCAGTACCTGTCGGGTAAGCTGGTCGAACACGAAGTGACGCAGGCCGAAATTCTGGAATCACTGGCCGAACTGGATACCCCGCTGATTGGATAA